The following nucleotide sequence is from Pseudomonas putida S13.1.2.
ACGTAGCTGATCCAGCCGCCGCGCTGGTACTGCAGGGGGCGCCCCAGGCGCTTGTTGTACTCGTCGGCAAGGCGTGCGGCACGCACATGCGGCGGCACGTTGCGCTGGTAATCGGCCAGCGGCCTGCGCAGGCGCTTGCGATACACCAGCAGCTCGTCCTGCTCGCCGGCCAACGTACGCCGCACATACTCGCAGACATAATCGCGGTAGGGATCGCCGCGAAACACACGGCCATAGAGCGCCTGCTGAAACTCCCGGGCCAGCGGCGACCAGTCGGTGCGTACCGATTCCAGGCCTTTGTAAACCATCTCTTCAGAACCGTCGGCTCGCTGCACCAGGCCGGCATAGCGCTTCTTGCTGCCTTCATCGGTGCCGCGGATGGTTGGCATCAGGAAGCGCCGGTAATGCACTTCGAACTGCAGTTCGAGGGCACTCTGCAGGTTCATGGTTTCGTGCAAATGTGCTTGCCACCATTGGTTGACTTCGGCCACCAGCTCGCGGCCGATGCGCGCCGCGTCTTCCTCGGCATGGGCACCCTTGAGCCAGACGAAGGTGGAGTCGGTGTCGCCATAGATCACGTCATAGCCGCGCGCCTCGATCAGCGCCCGGGTCTGGCGCATGATCTGGTGCCCACGCATGGTGATGGACGAGGCCAGCCGGGGGTCGAAGAAGCGACAACCACTCGAGCCCAGCACCCCGTAGAACGCGTTCATGATGATCTTCAATGCCTGCGACAACGCTGCGTTGCCGTCACGTTTGGCGGCTTCCCTGCCCTGCCACACACGCTCGACGATCGCCGGCAGGCAATGCTGGCTACGCGAAAAGCGCCCTCCCCGAAAGCCTTCCACCGAATGCTCGTCATCGGGAACACGCAGGCCTTCCACCAACCCCACCGGGTCGATCAGGAAGGTACGAATGATCGACGGGTACAGGCTCTTGTAGTCAAGCACCAGCACCGAGTCGTAAAGGCCTGGGCGCGAATCCATGACGAAGCCACCGGGGCTGGCTTCGTCAGGGCGGCTGCCAAGGTTGGGGGCCACAAAGCCCATACGGTGCATCTGCGGCATGTACAAGTGGCAAAACGCAGCGACCGATCCACCGCTGCGGTCTACTGCCAGGCCGGTGACCGAAGACCGCTCCAGCAGGAACTCCAGCAGGCGGGTGTGGGCAAAGATACGCGTAACCAGCTCACAGTCCTTGAGGTTGTATCGCGCCAGGGCCGGTTTGTCCTCGGCAAAGCGCCGGTTGATCTCGTCCATGCGCTGGTAAGGCGTGTCGATGGCTTTGCCTTCACCGAGCAGCGTCTGGGCAACGCTCTCCAGGCTGAACGATGGGAAGCTCCAGGTTGCCGAGCGCAGCGCCTCGATGCCGTCGATCAACAGCCGCCCCGGGGCATCGGCGAACACGTGGCCACCACCGGCATGGCTACGTAATGTCATCGGGGCACCTTTACGCCCCAACGCCAGCGGCACCTGCAGCGCTTTGGCGTGCTCATGCAGCAGCCGCAGGTCGAACTGCACCAGGTTCCAGCCGATGATTGCATCCGGGTCATGCTCGGCCATCCACTGGTTGAGGCAGGCCAGCAGCGCGGCGCGGTCAGCGCAGTAGTGCAGGTCAAAATCGAGGCCGTCGGCCGTGCCGTTGGCCGGGCCGAGCATGAACACCTGACGCTGGCCGCAGCCTTCAAGGGCGATGCTGTACAGCTCGCCGCGCTCGCTGGTTTCAATGTCCAGCGACACCAGGCGCAGCGGCGGGCGATAACCTGGCGAGGGCTTGAGCTGGGCATCGCAAAGGACGCCCTGGGCATCGGCTTGACCGGTGAACTGTACCGGGGCAGTGATGAAGCGCTCCATCAGGTAGCGTTCGGGTGGGCGGATGTCCGCTTCGAACACCTCGACACCAGCGGTGCGCAGGCGTTGCTCCAGTTGCATCAGTTGCCGGTGCTGCCGGCAGTACAAGCCCAGCACCGGGCGCTGGTCGAAGTCTTTCAGGCGCAATGGCCGCAGCTCGACGCCTTGCTCATTGGCCAGCAATACCCGCGCATGCGCCTCATGCACCTGCGCGATGAACGCCACCGAAACCTGTGGGGCCAGGCGTAGCTGCCGTGGCCCCTGATCGGTTGCCAGCCAGAACTCCACGCAGGTGCCTTCGGGCGTGTCATGCCAATGACGGGTCAGCACAAAACCCTGCTGCAACTCCACTGCGTCGACCTCTGCTGAAAAACGCAATTCTACG
It contains:
- a CDS encoding DNA polymerase II; amino-acid sequence: MELQQGFVLTRHWHDTPEGTCVEFWLATDQGPRQLRLAPQVSVAFIAQVHEAHARVLLANEQGVELRPLRLKDFDQRPVLGLYCRQHRQLMQLEQRLRTAGVEVFEADIRPPERYLMERFITAPVQFTGQADAQGVLCDAQLKPSPGYRPPLRLVSLDIETSERGELYSIALEGCGQRQVFMLGPANGTADGLDFDLHYCADRAALLACLNQWMAEHDPDAIIGWNLVQFDLRLLHEHAKALQVPLALGRKGAPMTLRSHAGGGHVFADAPGRLLIDGIEALRSATWSFPSFSLESVAQTLLGEGKAIDTPYQRMDEINRRFAEDKPALARYNLKDCELVTRIFAHTRLLEFLLERSSVTGLAVDRSGGSVAAFCHLYMPQMHRMGFVAPNLGSRPDEASPGGFVMDSRPGLYDSVLVLDYKSLYPSIIRTFLIDPVGLVEGLRVPDDEHSVEGFRGGRFSRSQHCLPAIVERVWQGREAAKRDGNAALSQALKIIMNAFYGVLGSSGCRFFDPRLASSITMRGHQIMRQTRALIEARGYDVIYGDTDSTFVWLKGAHAEEDAARIGRELVAEVNQWWQAHLHETMNLQSALELQFEVHYRRFLMPTIRGTDEGSKKRYAGLVQRADGSEEMVYKGLESVRTDWSPLAREFQQALYGRVFRGDPYRDYVCEYVRRTLAGEQDELLVYRKRLRRPLADYQRNVPPHVRAARLADEYNKRLGRPLQYQRGGWISYVITTAGPEPLENLQAPIDYDHYISRQLQPVADAILPFVGDDFARLTDHQLLLF